One Diabrotica virgifera virgifera chromosome 3, PGI_DIABVI_V3a genomic window carries:
- the LOC126881167 gene encoding uncharacterized protein LOC126881167, translating into MEAMEVSSIFDIINITQRNDAELMQYLQSVGLIKKQFKCKIRNCRRICTVRRKEGSYRLNHCFWCFKCRKMYPITIGTFFERIRVPVRTLFYIMWCWACQLPVKNTTELISLQKGSVVNMYAHLRNILSWKLLQEEPFLLGGEGHTVQIDANIMGKRKYNGGRVIKEHWVLGIYDLGLKRGHVTYLKNRNRDKLVEIIQKHVQEGTEIWTNQSQGYSNLNHLGYIHKTVNNSKYFKNPQTGFCSNQVGGYLSRLKKYLRRLGVISSPFLPQYIEQFEWDSLYGHNARDRFKSIVEDIRQKYK; encoded by the exons ATGGAAGCAATGGAAGTGTCTTCGATTTTTGATATAATAAATATTACACAAAGAAACGATGCGGAATTAATGCAATATCTACAAAGTGTTGGattaatcaaaaaacaatttaaatgtaAAATTAGAAATTGCCGGCGTATCTGCACAGTCAGGAGAAAAGAAGGATCCTACAGATTGAATCACTGTTTTTGGTGCTTTAAATGCAGGAAAATGTATCCCATAACAATTGGTACATTTTTTGAACGAATAAGAGTACCCGTTAGAACTTTATTTTATATAATGTGGTGTTGGGCATGTCAACTGCCTGTTAAAAATACCACAGAATTAATTAGTTTGCAAAAAGGGTCAGTGGTAAATATGTATGCACATTTGCGGAATATCCTTTCATGGAAACTTTTGCAAGAAGAACCATTTTTATTAg GTGGAGAAGGACACACTGTGCAGATAGATGCAAATATTATGGGGAAAAGAAAATATAATGGTGGTAGAGTGATCAAAGAACATTGGGTTTTGGGGATATATGATTTAGGTTTGAAAAGGGGGcatgtaacttatttaaaaaatagaaacAGAGATAAGTTAGTGGAAATAATTCAAAAGCATGTCCAGGAAGGTACCGAAATATGGACAAACCAATCGCAAGGTTACTCAAATTTAAATCATTTAGGGTATATTCACAAAACTGTGAATAATAGTAAATATTTTAAGAACCCCCAAACGGGTTTCTGTTCAAATCAGGTAGGAGGGTATTTGTCTCGTCTTAAAAAATATCTGAGAAGACTTGGGGTGATAAGTTCTCCATTTCTACCTCAGTATATTGAGCAGTTTGAGTGGGACTCATTATATGGACACAATGCTCGTGATAGGTTTAAGAGTATAGTTGAAGACATTAGACAGAAATATAAATGA